The window AATGATTTTTTTTCCTTCAGCGTCGGCAAGCCAACGGACAAAATCCATTGCTGCTTTATAGGAATCATAAGGATCTGTGCTGATTTCTTTTCGTCGGGGTACAATGATGGAAAAGGGATTAGCTAAGGTGGTGTCATCAGGCGAATTGGCGCCGAAAAAGACGGTAAGTGACTGGTTACCATGCTTCCACAATCGGTAACTGGTAGAATCCGTTAAGGCATAAGCTGATTTTTTGATGGCCAGAGACAATACTTCTATATTATCAGAAACACCTGTGAGTGGAATAATCACTGGTTCTTTTGGAAAGGAACCACGGCTTTCCCAGATTTCTTTTTCTTTCGCATGGGTTCCGGAGCCATCATTACGACTTAAAAAAGGTGCCTGCGTCAAGGCTAACTGGCGAAAAAAAACATGAATGCCCGCCGTTTCCTTTAAGTTTCCCAGTCCTGCCGGATCAGAAGTAGGTCCAACCAGAAGGTACTGATTCGTCATGATTGTTTTTCGATAAGCCCCCCATCCTTCCTGCATAAACCTTTTTTCCAAAGAAGGTGAATGGACCAATAACAGGTCAGCTCCACCTTTTTTGCCAATTTCCATGGCTTTACCACTTCCCACCCCTACGTGGCGTACCAGTACGCCGGTTTGCTGGTAATATTGTTTCTCTAAGCGATCCAGAAGGCCGGTAGCAATAGGTTCCATGGTGCTAGCTAACAACAGAAACTGGAAAGGATGAGAGGGAGAAGGGGAAACCGGTTCATTTTTTAAAGCTTTTGCGGGAATGTCCAGCAAAAGATGGAGTTGATCCTGTACCGTATCCCGAAATATGTGATAATAGCGAAGCATTTCAGAGGCATGTTTTGTTAAGGAAGCCCCACCACCTAATGACCCACCTACTTTTTTATGTAACAACGTCATAGAAAAGGCTTTTTCGGCATCCTGAATCAAGCCCCAGGCATAACGATAAGAAAGCTTCAGATCGGCAGCGGCTTTGGAAATAGAGCCTTCTTTTTCGATTTTTTCCAGCAAAAGAAATAGTTTATCCGTTGAAAGCTGTTTTTTATTTTTACCCTGCAGATACAGATGAAACTGATTGAAAGACTCTATGGAATTTTTCGTGAAAGGATCTTTTGGATTGGTTGACATGTTTTGCCCTCCTTGTCTCCCTTATAGTATGACATAAGGGGTAAAAGGCAACAAGAAGGAATCTAATTAGAAGGGGGCAGGTTCCAGCATTTAGCTGGAACCTGCAGGTGAGAGATGTGAACAAAGGGTAAACTCCCTAGAAAGCTTTTTGATAGATGGCTTTTATATCAGCGACATCTGGCTTTTGGGGGTTAGTGAGTGTACAAGGGTCCTCCAAAGCATTCTGGCTCATACGATCCAATACCTGTTGAAAGGCTTCTTCTGTAATGGATACTTCTTCCACCTCGCGGAAAGTAAGAGGAATGCCAATGCGTTGATTTAAATCTTTTAAGGCCTGAGCCAAATCGTCAATACCTAATAATTGTTCCACGGCCTTGTATTTATCCGTGGCTGATTTATTAAATTCAACAATGTAAGGCATCAAAATAGCATTGGCCAAACCATGGGTAACGCCAAACTCACCGCCAATTTTATGTGCCATGCTGTGGACAATACCAAGAGAAGAATTGGTAAAGGCCATGCCGGCAATGGCTGAAGCATTATGCATTGCATCCCTGGCTTCCATATTGTGACCATCTTTGTAGGCCGTAGGCAAATGTTGGAAGACCAGACGGATAGCTTCCGTCGCCAGGGCATCCGTGTAACTGGATGTGTTCGTAGAAGCGATGGCCTCTACGGCATGAGCCATGACATCCATCCCTGTGTTAGCGGTGATATGGGGAGGCATTTTTGCAGGCAGGTCTGCATCTAAAATAGCAATGTCTGGTGTCATTTGATAAGATACTAATGGATACTTAATATGATTTTCCCGATCCGTAATCACCGAAAAAGCCGTGATTTCAGAAGCGGTACCACTGGTAGAAGGAATGGTTACCAGGCGAGCTTTCTGACGAAGTGTCGGAAATTTTCCCTCTATCAAATCTTGAAACTTTGTTTCCGGTTGCTCGTAGTATACCCACATAATTTTAGCCGCATCTAAGGCGGAACCGCCACCAATAGCGATGATCCAATCCGGCTCAAATGCCTCCATTCGCTGACCGCCTTTGATAACGGTTTCAATAGAAGGGTCTGGTTCAACTCCGTCGATAATATCCACTTTCATTCCAGCTTCTTCTAAATAGGCTTGTGCCTGATCTAAAAACCCATGCTTTTTCATGGACTGACCACCGGTTACCAATACCGCTTTTTTTCCTTTAAGACCAGCTAGATAAGACAGAGAGCCCTGTCCAAAAACAACGTCAGCAGGAACTCGGAACCATTTTAAGCTCATTGATATCGCCTCCAATACAGAAATTTTAATGAATGAAAACCGAAAAAAGGTAAAAAAACAAGGAACCAATAATAAGGAAGATGAAACAGATCGAATAGGAAAGGCATAAGGCAAAAGAACAAGGGGAAGTTGTTAAATATTTAACCAATAATGCCGAAAAATTAATTCCGTGTTCTTCCTTAGCTAAAGTATAAAGGGAATGGACTTGAAAAACTAACGATTTTTTTATATTATTGAGGAAATATTTACAAAGAATGCTTCGGTGGAATCATGTTAAACAAATAACAAAAGGAGGGGTGGATATGCTACGAACTTTTGATAAAATGCAAGAACAAATTAACGGACTGGAAACGGATTATATTAAACTATTAACCTATGATTTGCCACCGAATTTTACGGATGTTTATCAATCCCGATCCTATCCAAGATTTTGCACCATCTTATCCGGAGAAAAAGAAGTGATCATTGACCAGTCAAGTCCTCTTGTTTACTCTCAAAACCAACATTTACTATTGCCTCCTCACTCCAATGTGCTGATGAAAATGGAAAAGCCTACGAAAGCGCTGGTCTTGGAGTTGAACCATGATCTTATTGAGCAGGTTCTCCGGAAAACGCCTCTGGATAAGGCGGGACAGGATAAATTGAAAAAATCAGTACATCACGACGTACAGGTGGGTTATAATCATCAAGGAATTGCGGAAGAGCTATTAAAAATTTATCAACTTTCAACAATGAAGTCTGGAGGTCAGACCTTTCTTATTGATTTAGCGGCACAAAAGCTGGTCTATGAACTTGTTCAAGATCAACAGGTACAGGAAATGTTACAAACACGGTATCCGGCAAAAATCGAAAGAATGATTGATTATATTGAAGAAATGATTCATGAAAAAATTAATCTGGAACAATTGGCAAAGGACAATCATATGTCGGCAGCCTCCTTAACACAACTTTTCAAAAAGCATACGGGCATGCTACCTCTTGCGTTTATAAAATGCCGTAAAATGCAGTTAGCTTCTTCTTACCTAAAGGAACATTCTGTTACAGAAGTAGCCTTTATGCTTGGCTTTGAAAGTCTTTCCCATTTTATTCGGGTGTTTCGGGAAACTTATGGCTTGACGCCCAAACAATATCAGTTGCACCGTTCATAAAAAGCATCGTAAAAGAAAGCATTCCCCTTTCGACCGACCGATATGCTTTTGTTGACATACCGAAAACGCTTCGATATAATGATAATTAACTGAAAAAGGGCAAAGCCCCGCAGTCTCCGAGTCTTAGCTTTCTAAAGCATGCTTTGTTGCATCAATGCCATGAAAATAAGACCGGCAGGGTATGATGGGAAACCATAATGCCTCCCATTGTGGAAAGGAGCGTGTCAGGCAGGATGTTCCATCTGTGCGGCACATAAATCACGACTCCTTCCATATGGAAAGAGTTTGTTTTGTTTTTGTGACAAAAAAATGTGGCAAAAGCCATTGTAAAGCAACATATAAAAACTGAGAAAACAAGAATTTAGACACAGCGAGGCAGGAGGAGATATTAGGAATGAAGTTAAACAAAAGCAATAGGTTGGTGTTAATGCTTGTACTGTTACTACCCTTTATGGCATCTATGACAGCCTGCAGAGGTGCTGATGAACCGGCACCGGTGGAAGATACGGATGAGTTTTCAGAGGTGACAGAAACAGCAATGATCCTGGCTACCACCACCAGTACAGAAAACAGTGGTTTATTGGATTTCATCCTGCCATCCTTTGAAGAAAAATATGGAATTGACGTGATGGTCGTATCTGTTGGAACTGGGGCCGCACTGCAAATGGGCGTTGATGGTGAAGCAGACGTGCTGCTGGCACATGCTACAGCGCAGGAAGAAGAGCTGGTAACGGCTGGTGATACCGTGGAACGTTTTGATGTTATGTACAATGATTTTATCCTTGTTGGTCCGGCATCTGATCCGGCCGGCCTGAGGGAAAACGCAGCATCAGATATTTTAACTGGATTCCAACTGATGGCTGAAAATGAAACATCCTTTGTATCCAGAGCCGATAATTCCGGAACCCATATGATGGAGCTAAGCCTGTGGGAAGAGGCTGGAGTTGGTGAGCCTTCCGGTGGCTGGTACATTGAAGCCGGCCAGGGGATGGGCGATGTCATACAGATATCGAATGAACTGGAAGGACATACCCTGACAGACCGTGCTACTTACCTGTCCATGCTGGATACGATTGATCTGGAAATCCTTCTTGAAGGTGACGAAATTCTCTTTAACCAGTACGGCGTTATGGCGGTAAATCCTGACAAGGGAGATCATATTAACTTTCCTGCAGCTGAAGGATTTGTTGACTGGGTGCTGGCACCTGAGACCCAGGATCTGATTGCAGCGTTTGGTATTGAGGAATTTGGGGAACCATTGTTCTTTCCTAACGCAAACTAGCCAATAAAGGGGTTTTTCGATGGAGAACTTTATCAGCGGATTTCAGGATGCCTTTCAACTGATCATCACCATGGACTCGGAATTTTTCGCCATTGTCCGGCTGTCTCTGGTTGTATCGCTGACGGCCACACTGCTTGCTTCGGTATTTGCCATTCCCTTTGGAGTCCTGTTGGGAATCCGAGAATTTCCGGGAAAATGGCTTTTGGTACGAATCATTTATACATTGATGAGCATGCCGCCGGTGGTTATTGGCCTGGTCTTCTTTTTGCTTTTTTTGCGGGCAGGACCTTTAGGCCACTTTCGGTTAAACTTTACGCCAACGGCTATGATTATCGCCCAGTTTGCCCTGGTTGCGCCTATTATCACCGGTGTGGTGTTCAATGGAACAAAAGAGCGGGGACCGGACATTCAGGATCTGGCGAAAACCATGGGCGCAAGCCCGGCACAAACTGTATGGCTGCTGATCCGCGAACTGCGCATAAACATTCTTTCCGCGGTGGTGACAGGCTACGGCCGAGCCATGTCAG of the Tindallia californiensis genome contains:
- a CDS encoding iron-containing alcohol dehydrogenase, which translates into the protein MSLKWFRVPADVVFGQGSLSYLAGLKGKKAVLVTGGQSMKKHGFLDQAQAYLEEAGMKVDIIDGVEPDPSIETVIKGGQRMEAFEPDWIIAIGGGSALDAAKIMWVYYEQPETKFQDLIEGKFPTLRQKARLVTIPSTSGTASEITAFSVITDRENHIKYPLVSYQMTPDIAILDADLPAKMPPHITANTGMDVMAHAVEAIASTNTSSYTDALATEAIRLVFQHLPTAYKDGHNMEARDAMHNASAIAGMAFTNSSLGIVHSMAHKIGGEFGVTHGLANAILMPYIVEFNKSATDKYKAVEQLLGIDDLAQALKDLNQRIGIPLTFREVEEVSITEEAFQQVLDRMSQNALEDPCTLTNPQKPDVADIKAIYQKAF
- a CDS encoding ABC transporter permease; its protein translation is MPFGVLLGIREFPGKWLLVRIIYTLMSMPPVVIGLVFFLLFLRAGPLGHFRLNFTPTAMIIAQFALVAPIITGVVFNGTKERGPDIQDLAKTMGASPAQTVWLLIRELRINILSAVVTGYGRAMSEVGAVMVVGGNIRGHTRIMTTTIAMLRNMGEYSLAIATGIVLLVISFAINSLLYHWQQER
- a CDS encoding substrate-binding domain-containing protein encodes the protein MKLNKSNRLVLMLVLLLPFMASMTACRGADEPAPVEDTDEFSEVTETAMILATTTSTENSGLLDFILPSFEEKYGIDVMVVSVGTGAALQMGVDGEADVLLAHATAQEEELVTAGDTVERFDVMYNDFILVGPASDPAGLRENAASDILTGFQLMAENETSFVSRADNSGTHMMELSLWEEAGVGEPSGGWYIEAGQGMGDVIQISNELEGHTLTDRATYLSMLDTIDLEILLEGDEILFNQYGVMAVNPDKGDHINFPAAEGFVDWVLAPETQDLIAAFGIEEFGEPLFFPNAN
- a CDS encoding helix-turn-helix domain-containing protein, which encodes MLRTFDKMQEQINGLETDYIKLLTYDLPPNFTDVYQSRSYPRFCTILSGEKEVIIDQSSPLVYSQNQHLLLPPHSNVLMKMEKPTKALVLELNHDLIEQVLRKTPLDKAGQDKLKKSVHHDVQVGYNHQGIAEELLKIYQLSTMKSGGQTFLIDLAAQKLVYELVQDQQVQEMLQTRYPAKIERMIDYIEEMIHEKINLEQLAKDNHMSAASLTQLFKKHTGMLPLAFIKCRKMQLASSYLKEHSVTEVAFMLGFESLSHFIRVFRETYGLTPKQYQLHRS
- a CDS encoding substrate-binding domain-containing protein, with product MSTNPKDPFTKNSIESFNQFHLYLQGKNKKQLSTDKLFLLLEKIEKEGSISKAAADLKLSYRYAWGLIQDAEKAFSMTLLHKKVGGSLGGGASLTKHASEMLRYYHIFRDTVQDQLHLLLDIPAKALKNEPVSPSPSHPFQFLLLASTMEPIATGLLDRLEKQYYQQTGVLVRHVGVGSGKAMEIGKKGGADLLLVHSPSLEKRFMQEGWGAYRKTIMTNQYLLVGPTSDPAGLGNLKETAGIHVFFRQLALTQAPFLSRNDGSGTHAKEKEIWESRGSFPKEPVIIPLTGVSDNIEVLSLAIKKSAYALTDSTSYRLWKHGNQSLTVFFGANSPDDTTLANPFSIIVPRRKEISTDPYDSYKAAMDFVRWLADAEGKKIIENFPEENGEAPYFDVYCT